The Coffea arabica cultivar ET-39 chromosome 4e, Coffea Arabica ET-39 HiFi, whole genome shotgun sequence genome includes a window with the following:
- the LOC113742877 gene encoding probable CCR4-associated factor 1 homolog 7, with amino-acid sequence MSLLPKSESVQIREVWNDNLEEEFALIREIVDDYPYVAMDTEFPGVVLRPVGNFKSNTDFHYQTLKDNVDLLKLIQLGLTFSDEKGNLPKCGVDNKYCTWQFNFREFNPNEDVFANDSIELLRQSGFDFAKNNEKGIDAKHFGELLMSSGIVLNDNVYWVTFHSGYDFGYLLKLLTCQNLPDTQAEFFTLINIYFPVIYDIKHLMKFCNSLHGGLNKLAELLEVERVGVCHQAGSDSLLTACTFRKLKENFFSGSLEKYTGVLYGLGVENGQNVH; translated from the coding sequence ATGTCGCTTTTGCCTAAAAGCGAATCGGTTCAAATTCGGGAGGTATGGAATGATAATCTTGAAGAAGAGTTTGCATTGATCCGAGAAATTGTGGATGACTATCCTTATGTAGCTATGGATACCGAGTTTCCTGGTGTTGTTCTTAGGCCCGTGGGAAATTTCAAGAGCAATACTGATTTTCATTATCAAACTTTAAAGGACAATGTAGACTTACTGAAGTTAATCCAATTAGGCCTCACATTTTCGGATGAGAAGGGAAATCTGCCTAAATGTGGAGTGGATAATAAGTATTGCACCTGGCAGTTCAATTTCAGGGAGTTTAACCCGAATGAAGATGTTTTTGCGAATGATTCCATTGAATTGTTGAGGCAGAGTGGGTTTGATTTTGCGAAGAATAACGAAAAGGGTATTGATGCAAAGCATTTCGGGGAGCTATTGATGTCATCCGGGATTGTTTTGAATgataatgtgtattgggttacATTTCATAGTGGATATGATTTCGGGTATTTGCTTAAGCTCCTCACATGCCAGAACCTGCCGGACACGCAGGCAGAGTTTTTTACATTGATTAATATCTACTTTCCGGTAATATATGATATCAAGCATTTGATGAAGTTCTGCAACAGCCTCCATGGTGGATTAAACAAGCTGGCAGAGCTCTTGGAAGTTGAGAGGGTTGGTGTCTGCCACCAAGCCGGTTCAGATAGCTTGCTCACAGCTTGTACATTCAGGAAGTTGAAAGAGAACTTCTTTAGTGGCTCGCTGGAGAAGTATACTGGTGTCTTGTACGGTCTAGGTGTTGAGAATGGACAGAATGTTcactga